The nucleotide window CATTTGCAGAGGCTGGTTGGGATCTCCTTCTGGTTTCACGAAGTGAGGCGGCTCTTCAGTCCCTTACGACGGAACTCTCAGCCAGTGGAGTCCGAGTTGTTTATCAAGCCATTGACCTCACTGACCCTTCAGTCATCGCTCCGGGTCTGCAAGATCTCCTCAACCAGGGTCTGCGTCCTTCGGTACTGATCAACAATGCGGGTGCGGCCTGGACTGGTGATCTGCTTGCCATGCCTCTTGATCGTTGGGCGTGGCTCATGCAGCTCAATCTCACAAGCGTTTTTCAAGTCTGTGCAAGCGTGGTTCCGGCCATGCGTCCCGCGGGCGGTCTTGTTATCAATGTCAGCAGCCATGCGGCACGTAACGCGTTCCCAGGTTGGGGGGCCTACTGCACTGTTAAAGCTGCTCTGGCAAGTTTCACTCGCTGTTTAGCAGAAGAGGAGCGGACGAATGGGATCCGCGCTTGCACGCTCACCCTCGGAGCTGTTGACTCGTCACTCTGGGATTCGCCCACAGTGGAGAGCAATTTCGACCGCCGTGCCATGCTTCCCGTGAATCAGGCAGCTGCCGCGCTCCTGCACCTTGCTCAGCAACCCGCCACTCAGGTCATCGAAGACCTCACCCTGATGCCGGCCACCGGCGCATTCTGATCACAGCTCGATATGACTTCCACTCTTCCTGTCTCCACCAACGGCAACGGTTCCGTATCCCAGAACGGAAAGTTACCTGCTCTAGATTCGCGCGTTTCCGATCGCATCCGTGCGCGATTGCGGGAACAGGATGTGTCGTTTCTAGCCAATGACAATGTGGCTGACCACATCCTCCCTGGGGAGTTGGATGATTTGCAGGTTGAAGTTGCGGATCGTGTTCGTGATCTCCTTCATGCCTTGGTGATCGATATCGAGAACGACCACAACACTGCGGAAACAGCAGAACGAGTGGCGAAGATGTATCTGCACGAAGTTTTTAAGGGTCGCTATCATCATCAGCCAAAAGTTGCAAGTTTCCCTAACGTTAAAAGGCTTGATGAGATTTATACAGTTGGGCCCATCACTGTGCGTTCTGCCTGTTCTCACCACTTGGTGCCGATCATGGGTAATTGCTGGATCGGCATCAAGCCTGGCGAGAGAGTCATTGGCCTCTCCAAATTCACAAGAGTTGCTGATTGGGTTTTTTCAAGACCTCATATCCAGGAAGAAGCTGTGATGATTCTGGCCGATGAGATTGAGCGACTTTGCGAACCGCAGGGTTTGGGGATCATCATCAAAGCCCAGCACTACTGCATGAAATGGCGCGGCGTGAAAGAACCCCAGACCAGCATGGTGAATTCAGTGGTTCGGGGCGATTTCCGTCATGATCCCAGCCTTAAACAGGAATTCTTTGAGCTCGTTCGCCAGCAGGAAGCTCTTCTAAGTACCTAAGGCAGATATTTTTACGGTTCTCTTTGGCTCCTTAGTTCCTGACAGGTCCGATCACATTGCTAGAAATCCGCTGGGCTTTCCCGTCAGAAGTTTCTACAACGAGAACGGCCATTAGTTGATCTCCGCGATCGCTTGAACGAATGCGGTAAGTACTTTCGCTGACGTTATCGACCAACTGCCAATTTCCTTGGTCGCTTCGTCGATACCAATGGATGTGGACTTCATCGAATCCTCCACCTTGAAGCATCAACTCAGCCTTGATCAGCTGCCCTTCTTTGGCTTCGCCGATCAGTTCAAAGCGTTTTAATCCTTCGATCGCTTGCTCCAGCTGACCTTCGGTCCTTACGTCACGGTTGATCCTGCCGTCCAAAACCTGAATTTGCTGCTGGGGATCGGCTGTAAGTCCTGGAACGCACTGCAGGCTTCCGTTTTCGAGACGGCATCCAGGAAGTAGCCCCTGGGCTGACGTCCCTGCTGACAGGCCTGCTGTGATCACCATGAGCAGCGTTGGAAGTCGAAGCATGAAGCTGTGACTCAGAGCCTTCAAGCTATTTGAGCCTTCTGGCTCTGTCTTCCACAGAGTTCACGAGAGCGCGCACGCGGTTGAGATCCTTCACTCCGGGACGCACTTCCAACCGGCTTGATGCGTCTAATCCATAAGGATGGATCTTGTCCAAGCTCGGTACCCATTCTGCGCAGACCCCACCGGCCAGCCACCAGGG belongs to Synechococcus sp. WH 7805 and includes:
- a CDS encoding SDR family oxidoreductase gives rise to the protein MPSVLITGASRGIGHAAAKAFAEAGWDLLLVSRSEAALQSLTTELSASGVRVVYQAIDLTDPSVIAPGLQDLLNQGLRPSVLINNAGAAWTGDLLAMPLDRWAWLMQLNLTSVFQVCASVVPAMRPAGGLVINVSSHAARNAFPGWGAYCTVKAALASFTRCLAEEERTNGIRACTLTLGAVDSSLWDSPTVESNFDRRAMLPVNQAAAALLHLAQQPATQVIEDLTLMPATGAF
- the folE gene encoding GTP cyclohydrolase I; its protein translation is MTSTLPVSTNGNGSVSQNGKLPALDSRVSDRIRARLREQDVSFLANDNVADHILPGELDDLQVEVADRVRDLLHALVIDIENDHNTAETAERVAKMYLHEVFKGRYHHQPKVASFPNVKRLDEIYTVGPITVRSACSHHLVPIMGNCWIGIKPGERVIGLSKFTRVADWVFSRPHIQEEAVMILADEIERLCEPQGLGIIIKAQHYCMKWRGVKEPQTSMVNSVVRGDFRHDPSLKQEFFELVRQQEALLST